GCGAGGAGTGGATCGCACATCAGGACTTCACGCCCATCGAGAGCTGCGACGACGACGCACTTCTGCGCTTCGCCAAGGCGTATCAACACGCGGCCGAGTAGCCCGTGAATCGGAAACGGTGCGAAGCCCGGCCCCTCGGGGCACGGGTCGACCGGCGCAGGCGCCTGACGGGTTCGGAGGCGAGCCAGCTATAGGATGGACCGCCATTTCGGCCGAAGGCGACCGGATGCCCCCTGACCCGCCGCGCGCTCGGCGCTCTCAGGCGTCCTGCCGTCGTCCGGCCTCGTCGATCCGGCGCGAGAACGGATCCATCGGGGTATGCAGTCGCAGGTGGCGGATGAAGGCGCGGGCGATGCGCGGCAGCGGACGATGGCTGCTGACGACGAACTGGCTGCGATAGCGGATCGGGCTTTCGAACGGCACGAAGACGAGATCCTGCGCGCGGTAGTGGTGGAGCGGGAACGGGTTGACGACCGCCACCCCGATCCCCGCCCGCGCGAGGTCGGCGGCCGCGAATGAAGTCGTGACTTCGGCCACCATGCGCGGCACCGCCTTGGCGCGGGTCAGCACCCGGTCCAGTTGGCCGCGCCGCGCGTGGCGGGGTGCCAGCCCGATCAGGTCCTGTCCGTCGAGATCGGCGGGCGTCACGAGCGTCCGCCCGGCCAGCGGATGCCCGGCCAGCATGACGCAGACCGCGTCGCTCTGACGGAACGGCACCAGCTTGAGGTCGGCGCGCGTCAGCTCCGTCCCGATCAGGCCTAGGTCGAAGCGATCGGCGATGATCTCGCGGGCGACCTCGTCCGAGGAGGCAACCTCGAGA
This portion of the uncultured Jannaschia sp. genome encodes:
- a CDS encoding LysR substrate-binding domain-containing protein, with protein sequence MPGSRDATPLGRWHSLREYDALRAVLQTGTTAEAARRLGLSQSAVSRSIANLEARQSVTLFTREAGRLRPTQEAVRLNLRLDPLFEALSRIDGPEDNVQETLRLIAPPSYAHRFLVEQIGTFLTANRSFFVSLEVASSDEVAREIIADRFDLGLIGTELTRADLKLVPFRQSDAVCVMLAGHPLAGRTLVTPADLDGQDLIGLAPRHARRGQLDRVLTRAKAVPRMVAEVTTSFAAADLARAGIGVAVVNPFPLHHYRAQDLVFVPFESPIRYRSQFVVSSHRPLPRIARAFIRHLRLHTPMDPFSRRIDEAGRRQDA